Proteins encoded by one window of Camelus bactrianus isolate YW-2024 breed Bactrian camel chromosome 9, ASM4877302v1, whole genome shotgun sequence:
- the LOC105080465 gene encoding uncharacterized protein LOC105080465: MTKSQGSLSFRDVAVDFTWEEWQLLDTVQKNLFRDVMLENYSNLLSLGYQVSKPEALVPLEEGREQGIVEREFPSQCNPEVMWQVCDWPQEDNEKDGPVERGHENSAWGKIFSLSENIVPFIERPPKCVSRGISLKQNSDSSFQSRNYAKMNSDELNGHGKSFFHNLHETAHIQAQCYEHNLRVRSFSTVTNLKRHHRIHTEGKPYECSECPRSFRYKSKLVIHRRTHTGEKPHRCSECQRGFSTKCHLTLHQRTHTGEKPYDCIECQKSFRTKYHLILHHRTHTGEKPYECKECGRAYREKAKLRLHYRTHTGEKPFECTDCGKGFMQKSNLTIHQRTHTGEKPYGCEECGKAFSSKSQLVVHHRIHTGEKSCECRECGKTFSKNSHLIMHQKIHMGEKPYECSECGKAFVHTSQLILHQRTHTGRKPYECNECGKAFNKKSHFITHQRIHTGEKPYECSECGKAFIDKSQLIAHRRTHTGEKPYECQECGKAFNKKSSLITHQRIHTGEKPYECSECGKAFIDKSHLIVHQRTHTGERPYECSECGKAFIRKAMLIVHQRTHTGEKPFVCLECQKAFSSMAMLSRHHLIHTGEKPHGCNECGKAFRQKSHLTIHQRCHTGEKPYGCIPCGQIFNQKSQLIRHQRRHMGEKLYQCTQCGKAFFEKSYLSVHHRSHAGQKPYQCRECGKTSSVQFFVTSHEEIHT, from the exons atgacCAAGTCCCAG GGCTCACTGTCATTCAGGGACGTGGCTGTGGATTTCACCTGGGAAGAGTGGCAGCTACTAGACACTGTTCAGAAGAACCTCTTCCGGGATGTGATGTTGGAAAATTATAGCAACCTGCTGTCATTGG GTTATCAAGTTAGCAAGCCAGAAGCACTGGTGCCcttggaggaaggaagagaacaaGGAATAGTGGAGAGGGAATTCCCAAGCCAGTGCAATCCGG aagtaATGTGGCAAGTTTGTGATTGGCCTCAGGAAGATAATGAGAAGGATGGACCTGTGGAGAGAGGTCATGAAAACAGTgcatgggggaaaatattttctttgagcGAAAACATTGTGCCATTTATAGAAAGACCCCCTAAATGTGTCTCAAGAGGAATAAGTTTGAAACAAAATTCAGATTCAAGTTTTCAGAGTAGAAACTATGCAAAAATGAACTCTGATGAGTTAAATGGTCATGGGAAGTCATTTTTCCATAATCTGCATGAAACCGCCCACATTCAAGCCCAGTGCTATGAACATAATTTACGTGTGAGGTCTTTCAGCACAGTAACAAATCTTAAAAGACATCACAGAATTCACACAGAAGGGAAACCTTATGAATGCAGTGAATGCCCCAGATCCTTCAGGTATAAGTCAAAGCTCGTAATACACCGGAGAACTCATACGGGAGAGAAGCCGCACAGGTGCAGTGAATGTCAGAGAGGTTTCAGTACAAAATGTCATCTCACACTGCACCAGAGaactcacacaggagagaaaccgtATGACTGTATCGAGTGTCAGAAATCCTTTAGAACAAAATATCATCTCATTCTACACCATAGGacccacacaggagagaaaccctatgaatgcaAAGAGTGTGGAAGAGCTTACAGGGAAAAGGCGAAGCTCAGATTACATTACAGAACACATACAGGGGAGAAACCGTTTGAGTGTACCGATTGTGGGAAAGGTTTTATGCAGAAGTCAAACCTGACTATCCATCAAAGAACCcatacaggagagaaaccctatggATGTGAagaatgtgggaaggccttctCTAGTAAGTCTCAGCTTGTGGTTCACCATCGAATTCATACGGGAGAAAAATCCTGTGAATGTAGGGAATGTGGGAAAACGTTCAGTAAAAACTCGCACCTCATAATGCATCAGAAGATTCATATGggagagaaaccttatgaatgcagtgaatgtggaaaaGCTTTTGTACACACATCACAACTCATTCTACATCAGAGAACCCATACAGGAAGAAAACCTTATGAGTGCAACGAATGTGGGAAAGCTTTTAATAAAAAGTCACACTTCATAAcccatcagagaattcacacaggagagaagccttatgaatgcagtgaatgtgggaaagcctttataGACAAGTCACAGCTTATTGCTCATAGAAGAACTCATACAGGAGAGAAGCCTTATGAGTGCcaggaatgtgggaaagcctttaatAAAAAGTCATCCCTCATAACGCATCAGAGGATTCATACaggagagaaaccttatgaatgcagtgaatgtggaaaaGCTTTTATAGACAAATCACATCTCATTGTCCATCAGAGAACTCATACAGGAGAGAGGCCCTACGAATGCAGTGAGTGTGGAAAAGCCTTCATACGAAAGGCAATGCTCATTGTCCATCAGAGGACAcatacaggagagaaaccctTTGTATGTCTCGAATGCCAAAAAGCCTTTAGCAGTATGGCAATGCTCAGCAGACATCACTTGATTCATACGGGAGAGAAACCCCACGGATGCAATGAATGCGGGAAAGCTTTCCGCCAAAAAAGCCATCTTACTATCCATCAGCGATgccatactggagagaaaccctatggATGCATTCCATGTGGTCAAATCTTCAACCAGAAGTCACAGCTCATTAGACATCAGAGACGTCACATGGGAGAGAAGCTATATCAGTGTACTCAGTGTGGGAAGGCCTTTTTTGAGAAATCATACCTCAGTGTCCATCACAGAAGTCATGCAGGGCAGAAGCCTTATCAGTGTCGTGAGTGTGGGAAAACCTCCTCTGTCCAGTTCTTTGTCACTTCACACGAGGAAATCCATACCTGA